From a single Vibrio toranzoniae genomic region:
- the rng gene encoding ribonuclease G yields the protein MSAELLLNVTPSETRVAMIEGGTLQEIHVERDARRGIVGNIYKGRVSRVLPGMQAAFVDIGLEKAAFLHASDIVPHTECVAENEKKQFQVRDISELVRQGQDIVVQVVKDPLGTKGARLTTDITLPSRYLVFMPGASHVGVSQRIDSESERNRLKKVVSRYCDEHGGFIIRTAAEGADSNELAQDAAFLKRLWLKVLERRGKHKARTRLYGELCLSQRILRDFVGTELSKIQVDSRLEYENLKEFTSEYVPELTDKLELYEGDKPIFDMYDTENEIQRSLDRKVELKSGGYLIIDQTEAMTTVDINTGAFVGRRNLEETIFNTNVEATQAIARQLRLRNLGGIIIIDFIDMLSEEHRKRVLTSLEAALDKDRVKTNINGFTQLGLVEMTRKRTRESIEHILCSSCPACEGRGSVKTVETVCYEILREITRVNRAYDADKFVVYAAAAVAEALEGDESHALAELEVFIGKQVKIQAEPLYIQEQFDVVMM from the coding sequence ATGAGTGCTGAATTGTTGCTGAACGTGACCCCGAGTGAAACTCGTGTGGCCATGATTGAAGGGGGAACTCTTCAGGAGATCCATGTCGAACGAGATGCTCGACGCGGCATCGTAGGAAATATCTATAAAGGACGTGTCAGTCGTGTTCTGCCAGGAATGCAGGCAGCTTTTGTGGATATAGGTCTTGAGAAAGCAGCTTTTTTACACGCCTCTGATATTGTTCCGCATACTGAATGTGTCGCTGAAAATGAAAAGAAACAGTTTCAGGTTCGTGATATTTCAGAGCTTGTTCGCCAAGGGCAAGATATTGTGGTTCAAGTCGTCAAAGATCCCCTAGGTACCAAAGGGGCCCGATTAACGACAGATATCACTCTACCATCTCGTTATCTGGTCTTTATGCCGGGCGCCAGCCATGTTGGTGTTTCTCAGCGTATTGATAGTGAATCTGAACGTAATCGCCTTAAGAAAGTGGTATCTCGTTACTGTGACGAACACGGTGGCTTTATCATCCGTACCGCAGCCGAAGGTGCAGATTCCAATGAGCTTGCACAAGATGCCGCGTTCTTGAAGCGACTTTGGCTAAAAGTGTTAGAGCGTCGTGGTAAGCACAAAGCACGCACTCGTTTGTACGGTGAGCTTTGCTTAAGTCAACGTATCTTGCGTGACTTTGTAGGGACTGAGCTGAGCAAGATCCAAGTCGATTCTCGTTTAGAATATGAAAACCTAAAAGAATTCACTTCTGAGTACGTGCCAGAGCTGACCGACAAGTTAGAGTTGTATGAAGGCGATAAGCCGATCTTTGATATGTACGATACCGAGAACGAGATTCAGCGCTCTTTGGATCGGAAAGTCGAATTAAAGTCTGGTGGTTATCTGATTATCGACCAAACAGAAGCGATGACGACGGTTGATATCAACACCGGTGCGTTTGTCGGCCGTCGTAATCTAGAAGAGACGATTTTCAATACCAACGTTGAAGCGACTCAAGCGATTGCTCGCCAGCTGCGTTTGCGTAACTTAGGTGGCATCATCATTATCGACTTCATCGATATGTTGTCTGAGGAGCACCGTAAGCGAGTGCTCACTTCTTTAGAGGCCGCGCTAGACAAAGATCGTGTGAAAACCAATATTAATGGCTTCACACAGCTTGGTTTGGTGGAGATGACGCGTAAGCGTACTCGCGAAAGCATTGAGCATATTCTGTGTTCGAGTTGCCCTGCCTGTGAAGGTCGTGGCAGTGTGAAGACAGTCGAAACGGTTTGTTATGAAATACTTCGAGAGATCACGCGTGTGAACCGTGCCTACGACGCCGATAAGTTTGTTGTCTATGCCGCAGCGGCTGTTGCCGAAGCGTTAGAGGGCGATGAATCGCATGCGCTTGCTGAGCTTGAAGTCTTTATTGGCAAGCAAGTTAAAATCCAGGCTGAGCCTCTGTACATACAAGAGCAGTTTGATGTGGTTATGATGTAA
- a CDS encoding YhdP family protein, producing MSSSVTLILRACLWLVVTLLVTLAIAVTTLRVALPNLNKYQSEIELWVNQHSGFEFSIQDVSGFWRNTHPSIALQGVKASLPNVKDTTFSVERVEVEFDLIQSLVQMRPVVADLVMNQMYLDIRSVDLFPERNEDDKNPTKSNTSKRVIQELDNLLLKTLVDVTAKNSTIIYRTISDEERQLDIETLKWQNSGKHHLAEGVVSIKEANLNSLSVSANFVDGGSLADVTGEFYVSADSISVNPWLTHYMQAESGIESGTVSLNSWVTLRNSQPVSAYVEVLPSELTWNEDGQHELMVESGIFKLAPVDDGWQVNGHSLNLRTDFRPWSEFDVAFKWIKGSWQLNVSELDIATITPLIKLLPDSEQSSQMMNSLAPGGSVSDIRVSMGPEMESLRYSARFSDLAIEQWELLPGFSQVSGSVFGSLSEAKASLNVIDDVFPYGDVFQAPLNIKQGQVDIVWQQDENGWKLWSDKVTAATPDLQVLGAFRLDFPNDASPYLSFYGEADAYNVGETWRYLPTLALGQDLTDYLSTAIQAGKADAVKLLWHGELAQYPYTNHDGIFQIWVGLEDAKFSFDTSWPLITDLQLDLLFENAAMHLDSRSAQLMDVTADRITGRIPYLGEGGHIEIEAKATASGNAVRDYMTASPLVDSVGAALTALQVSGDVSSEFQLNIPFDAEKEPRAWGYADLNGNHVEIEAPPIVLENTTGRIEFDNDVVTAHGLAADLLEQGVSIDFKGLNDGPGYAVDIDVIGDWDIKPLEPYIGEKWLSRLSGHALWQSQIDIQLNDIGFSYQLDLQSDLKYLASDYPYPLAKKSLESGSARLQASGNQEAITARLQLPSTKYQAEIDITGDVPELTATNLVLGRGGYKISPVVGHHALIRTDKFNADDWLSVLMNSSNQPSNAVLSQMDTPSIPAPSRVTFESKELILGGISWNDVDFSARKNKQAWQMEISSQELEGDINYLPPYDLTVSLDRLHLFFPEWSEKTNQETLLRRKEKEAPLVSELDKKIHDTMPNLTMTLNDFWLQGYKVGKVDVEMTRKEDRIEWNKIQVRSGGNKADVSGWWKLKGDTSHSSLTVDFEGENNSELMERFGITSGIQKAPFALKGKLDWDGSPWGIKIDTLSGNVETQFGKGIISDVSGAARLLGLFSLDSILRKMQLDFSDVFDKGMAFNSITGTGEIQNGIFLTNDLNMDAVAGEMKIKGIANLNTRQVDAEVNFTPDITSGIPVLTAFAVTPQTALYVLAVTTVISPVVEVFTQVNYSVKGPLESPTVSELSRSSGEFKLPEKLRKLAQ from the coding sequence GTGAGCTCAAGCGTTACTCTGATTTTACGTGCATGTTTGTGGTTAGTGGTTACTCTCTTAGTAACGCTAGCCATTGCCGTTACTACACTACGTGTAGCTTTACCCAATTTAAATAAGTATCAATCTGAGATTGAGCTTTGGGTAAACCAACATTCCGGCTTTGAGTTTTCTATTCAAGATGTGAGTGGTTTTTGGCGTAACACTCACCCTTCTATTGCACTACAAGGTGTTAAAGCCAGCCTTCCTAACGTAAAAGATACGACGTTTTCTGTAGAGCGTGTTGAAGTTGAGTTCGACTTGATTCAATCACTTGTTCAAATGCGTCCTGTGGTTGCCGATCTTGTGATGAATCAAATGTATCTTGATATACGCTCAGTTGATCTGTTTCCAGAACGGAATGAAGATGATAAGAACCCGACGAAATCAAACACTTCAAAACGGGTTATACAAGAGCTGGATAATTTACTGCTGAAAACGCTGGTGGACGTTACCGCTAAAAATTCAACGATCATATACCGCACGATTTCTGACGAAGAGCGTCAGCTCGATATCGAAACATTAAAGTGGCAAAACTCCGGTAAACATCACCTGGCAGAGGGCGTGGTGAGTATTAAAGAAGCCAACCTAAATTCTTTGTCAGTGAGTGCTAACTTTGTCGATGGTGGCTCGTTAGCCGATGTTACGGGTGAGTTCTATGTCAGCGCTGATAGCATCTCGGTGAATCCGTGGCTAACGCATTATATGCAAGCTGAATCCGGCATTGAAAGCGGAACAGTGAGCCTCAATAGTTGGGTAACTCTGCGAAACAGTCAGCCTGTGAGCGCTTATGTTGAGGTATTGCCTTCTGAATTGACGTGGAACGAAGATGGTCAGCATGAATTGATGGTTGAGTCGGGCATCTTTAAGTTAGCTCCAGTCGATGATGGATGGCAAGTGAATGGTCACTCACTCAATTTAAGGACGGATTTCAGACCTTGGTCTGAGTTTGACGTGGCGTTTAAGTGGATTAAAGGTTCATGGCAACTCAACGTGTCTGAACTTGATATTGCAACCATTACTCCGCTGATTAAGTTGTTGCCGGATTCCGAGCAATCCTCTCAAATGATGAATTCGTTGGCTCCTGGAGGCTCTGTTTCAGATATTCGTGTCTCGATGGGCCCAGAAATGGAGAGCTTACGTTATTCAGCTCGCTTTTCTGACCTTGCAATCGAGCAATGGGAATTATTGCCAGGTTTTAGTCAAGTTTCAGGCAGTGTCTTTGGGTCGTTATCAGAAGCGAAAGCCAGCCTGAATGTTATTGACGATGTATTTCCTTATGGTGACGTATTTCAAGCCCCTCTGAATATCAAACAGGGTCAGGTTGATATTGTTTGGCAACAAGATGAAAACGGTTGGAAGCTCTGGTCAGATAAAGTCACAGCAGCCACGCCAGATTTACAAGTATTGGGTGCATTTCGTTTAGATTTCCCAAATGATGCAAGCCCGTACCTTTCTTTTTATGGTGAAGCGGACGCTTACAACGTCGGTGAAACCTGGCGTTACTTACCAACGTTGGCACTTGGCCAAGACTTAACCGACTACCTTTCCACTGCGATCCAAGCAGGTAAAGCCGACGCCGTTAAATTACTTTGGCATGGTGAATTAGCTCAATATCCGTATACCAATCATGATGGCATTTTCCAAATTTGGGTTGGTTTAGAGGACGCTAAATTTAGCTTTGACACAAGCTGGCCATTGATCACTGACCTTCAGCTTGATCTACTGTTTGAAAATGCTGCGATGCATCTGGATTCTCGTTCAGCTCAATTGATGGATGTCACGGCAGATCGTATTACGGGGCGTATTCCTTATTTAGGGGAAGGCGGGCATATCGAAATTGAAGCTAAGGCGACAGCGTCAGGTAATGCGGTGCGTGATTACATGACGGCTTCGCCATTAGTCGACTCTGTAGGAGCAGCCTTAACAGCACTTCAGGTCAGTGGTGATGTTTCTTCTGAATTTCAGCTTAACATTCCGTTTGATGCTGAAAAAGAACCAAGGGCTTGGGGTTATGCCGACCTGAATGGAAATCATGTTGAAATTGAAGCGCCGCCGATAGTGCTTGAAAACACCACTGGACGCATTGAGTTTGATAATGATGTGGTAACGGCACATGGCCTGGCGGCGGATCTACTTGAGCAAGGGGTTTCGATTGACTTCAAAGGATTGAATGATGGCCCAGGTTATGCGGTTGATATCGATGTTATAGGGGATTGGGACATTAAGCCTCTAGAACCTTATATCGGAGAAAAGTGGTTAAGTCGCCTATCCGGTCATGCGTTATGGCAAAGTCAGATTGATATACAGCTCAATGATATCGGTTTTAGTTATCAATTGGATTTGCAGTCCGATCTTAAGTACCTGGCGAGTGACTACCCATATCCATTGGCGAAGAAATCTTTAGAAAGTGGCTCTGCGCGGTTGCAGGCGTCGGGTAACCAAGAAGCTATTACTGCACGCTTACAACTGCCTAGCACCAAATATCAGGCTGAGATTGATATCACAGGTGATGTTCCTGAGCTAACTGCCACCAATTTAGTACTTGGTCGTGGCGGTTATAAAATTAGCCCTGTTGTTGGCCATCATGCGTTAATTCGTACGGACAAATTCAATGCCGATGATTGGTTATCGGTCTTGATGAACTCCAGTAACCAACCCTCAAATGCTGTGCTTAGCCAGATGGACACACCAAGTATTCCGGCACCAAGCCGTGTGACTTTCGAGAGTAAAGAGTTGATCTTAGGTGGTATTTCTTGGAACGATGTCGACTTTAGCGCTCGAAAGAATAAGCAAGCGTGGCAAATGGAAATTTCTAGCCAAGAGTTAGAAGGTGATATTAATTATCTCCCCCCTTATGATTTAACGGTTTCACTTGACCGTCTGCACTTATTCTTCCCTGAGTGGAGCGAGAAAACAAACCAAGAGACTCTGCTTAGACGAAAAGAGAAAGAAGCGCCATTGGTCTCTGAATTAGATAAAAAGATTCATGATACGATGCCCAACTTGACGATGACACTTAACGACTTTTGGTTGCAAGGTTATAAGGTCGGCAAGGTGGACGTTGAAATGACCAGAAAAGAAGATCGCATTGAGTGGAACAAGATTCAGGTTCGAAGTGGCGGCAACAAAGCGGATGTAAGTGGTTGGTGGAAGCTGAAAGGCGACACAAGCCATTCATCCTTAACCGTTGATTTTGAAGGTGAAAACAATAGTGAGTTAATGGAGCGTTTTGGAATCACTTCCGGGATTCAAAAAGCCCCTTTTGCGTTAAAGGGGAAGCTGGACTGGGATGGTTCGCCTTGGGGGATCAAAATAGATACCCTTAGTGGTAATGTTGAAACTCAGTTTGGTAAAGGCATTATTTCTGATGTAAGTGGTGCCGCCCGCTTACTGGGTTTATTTAGCTTAGATTCAATACTTCGTAAGATGCAACTCGATTTCTCAGACGTGTTTGATAAAGGCATGGCATTCAATAGCATCACAGGAACGGGCGAGATCCAAAATGGTATCTTCCTGACTAATGATCTGAATATGGATGCGGTCGCGGGTGAGATGAAGATCAAAGGTATCGCTAACCTCAATACTCGTCAGGTTGATGCTGAGGTGAACTTTACTCCTGATATTACCTCTGGTATTCCTGTGTTAACCGCCTTTGCGGTCACCCCACAAACCGCTTTGTACGTATTAGCGGTGACGACGGTTATTTCGCCTGTGGTTGAGGTATTTACTCAAGTTAACTACTCGGTTAAAGGGCCCTTGGAGTCGCCAACGGTGAGTGAGCTTTCCCGTAGTTCTGGTGAGTTCAAATTACCAGAGAAGCTGAGAAAGTTGGCGCAATAG
- a CDS encoding carbon-nitrogen hydrolase family protein, protein MDCVGLIQMTSGPNPELNFDYLVQEVAKCKALGAKWVVCPENALVFGSKADYHKYAEPLNNGPLQNKLSELAKLHRVWIVVGSMPISTTEGVTTTTLVIDDFGSLVTHYDKLHMFDVDVADAHKCYRESDIFTPGDRVVTTETPFGRLGLSICYDVRFPHLYSELRNQGAQIIVVPAAFTAVTGQAHWEALLRCRAIETQSWVVAVGQGGKHPCQRETWGHSMVVDPWGRVVSQLGQDPKSMVVEIDTSSCESIRQNMPIAQHSRFTNQF, encoded by the coding sequence ATGGATTGTGTTGGATTGATTCAAATGACATCTGGCCCTAACCCTGAGCTAAACTTTGATTATCTTGTTCAAGAAGTTGCAAAGTGCAAAGCTTTAGGGGCTAAGTGGGTGGTTTGTCCTGAAAACGCGTTAGTTTTTGGTAGCAAGGCTGATTATCACAAATATGCGGAACCTTTAAATAATGGTCCATTGCAAAATAAACTGTCTGAGTTAGCAAAACTTCATCGAGTTTGGATCGTAGTTGGCAGTATGCCAATAAGTACGACAGAAGGTGTGACGACCACAACCTTGGTGATTGATGATTTTGGCAGTTTAGTGACTCACTACGACAAGTTACACATGTTCGATGTGGATGTCGCTGATGCACACAAGTGTTATCGAGAGTCCGATATTTTTACGCCGGGTGACCGAGTTGTGACAACGGAAACGCCTTTTGGTCGCTTAGGTTTGAGTATTTGTTATGATGTGCGCTTTCCACACTTGTATTCAGAGTTACGTAATCAAGGTGCGCAGATTATCGTTGTACCCGCAGCGTTTACCGCAGTGACAGGTCAAGCGCATTGGGAAGCATTATTGAGGTGCCGTGCGATCGAAACACAGTCGTGGGTTGTCGCGGTGGGGCAAGGGGGCAAACATCCTTGCCAAAGAGAAACATGGGGACACTCAATGGTGGTTGATCCATGGGGACGAGTGGTCTCACAGTTAGGCCAAGATCCTAAAAGTATGGTGGTTGAGATAGACACATCCAGTTGCGAATCTATTAGGCAAAATATGCCCATCGCGCAACACTCTCGATTTACCAATCAATTTTAA
- the tldD gene encoding metalloprotease TldD → MSINQIEEALLNPTGLTEQNIADTLASIATRQIDYADIYFQSSWHESLVLEDSIIKDGSFNIDCGVGVRAVSGEKTGFAYADQIQLDGLKQSAIAARGIAKQGQNGKVQAFKRNSNQTYYDAVNPLASWEKQQKTELLKSLDAYIRTKEPMVTEVSVSLSGVHEQMLVAATDGTYAGDIRPLVRLSISVLAQKGDRRERGSAGGGGRFGYDFFLSDDHGTQVAYQFADEAIRQALVNLEAVAAPAGAMPVVLGSGWPGVLLHEAVGHGLEGDFNRKDSSVFSGKVGEQVTSSLCTIVDDGTLTDLRGSLNVDDEGVNGQYNTLIENGILKGYMQDKLNARLMGVAPTGNGRRESYAHLPMPRMTNTYMLPGEHTPEEIIATVEKGIYAPNFGGGQVDITSGKFVFSASEAYMIENGKITHPVKGATLIGSGIEAMQQVSMVGNDLSIDRGVGVCGKAGQSVPVGVGQPTLKLDSLTVGGTE, encoded by the coding sequence ATGAGCATTAATCAAATTGAAGAAGCGCTACTGAACCCAACAGGGCTTACGGAGCAGAATATCGCAGATACATTGGCGAGCATTGCTACCCGCCAAATTGATTATGCTGATATCTACTTTCAGTCAAGCTGGCACGAATCTTTGGTGCTGGAAGATAGCATTATTAAAGACGGCTCTTTCAATATCGATTGCGGTGTCGGTGTTCGAGCGGTTTCTGGCGAAAAAACGGGCTTTGCTTACGCGGATCAAATTCAACTGGATGGTCTTAAACAGAGCGCGATTGCAGCTCGTGGTATCGCGAAACAAGGTCAAAACGGCAAGGTACAAGCGTTCAAACGTAACTCTAACCAAACTTATTATGATGCGGTAAACCCATTAGCAAGCTGGGAAAAACAACAAAAAACAGAACTACTGAAATCATTGGATGCTTACATTCGTACTAAAGAGCCTATGGTGACTGAAGTATCGGTAAGCCTAAGTGGTGTGCATGAGCAGATGCTGGTTGCCGCGACAGACGGCACTTACGCTGGTGATATTCGTCCACTAGTTCGTCTATCAATCAGTGTACTTGCGCAGAAAGGCGATCGTCGTGAGCGCGGTAGCGCGGGTGGTGGTGGCCGCTTTGGTTACGACTTCTTCCTAAGTGATGACCACGGTACTCAAGTTGCTTACCAATTTGCTGACGAAGCGATTCGTCAAGCTCTCGTTAACCTTGAAGCGGTGGCTGCGCCTGCTGGTGCAATGCCTGTGGTCCTTGGTTCGGGTTGGCCGGGCGTTCTTCTACATGAAGCCGTAGGCCACGGTTTAGAAGGTGACTTCAACCGTAAAGACTCTTCGGTATTTTCTGGTAAAGTTGGCGAGCAAGTAACGTCAAGCTTATGTACGATTGTCGATGACGGCACATTGACCGATCTTCGTGGTTCATTGAATGTGGATGATGAAGGTGTTAATGGTCAGTACAACACGCTAATCGAAAACGGCATCCTAAAAGGTTACATGCAAGATAAGTTGAACGCTCGTCTAATGGGTGTAGCTCCTACAGGTAATGGTCGTCGTGAGTCTTACGCGCACCTTCCAATGCCACGCATGACCAATACCTACATGCTACCGGGTGAGCACACGCCTGAAGAGATCATCGCAACGGTTGAGAAAGGGATCTACGCACCAAACTTCGGCGGCGGTCAAGTTGATATCACTTCTGGTAAGTTTGTGTTCTCTGCTTCTGAAGCGTACATGATTGAAAATGGCAAGATCACTCACCCAGTGAAAGGCGCAACGCTGATCGGTTCTGGTATTGAAGCAATGCAGCAAGTGTCTATGGTCGGCAACGATCTAAGCATCGACCGTGGTGTTGGTGTGTGTGGTAAGGCTGGTCAAAGCGTGCCTGTCGGTGTTGGTCAACCAACATTGAAACTAGACTCGCTAACCGTTGGTGGTACTGAGTAA
- a CDS encoding PhoH family protein: MGETNRKLFVLDTNILLHEPFAIFSFQEHDVVIPMTVLEELDRIKDSKRDVARDARIAIRTLEDLFREATPDQISEGIPFSKEINASGSISILADYELQESIKAFADDKAGDNRILNAVLYLQNKRAPREVVLITKDINMRLRAKGAGVRFVEDYQTDQLIDDIQYLTKGFQQLEGSFWDGIDNVESKSLGGKTLHTLARAPFEPTFLNQYVIDEESDFAARVEEIEAETITLRDLSRERLMNRRAWDITPKNIYQGMAIDALLDPDIDLVILTGAAGSGKTLLAMAAALEQTIERKQFDKIIVTRNTPDIGESIGFLPGTEEEKMLPWLAAVTDTLEALHKNDHCTEGSMKYICDKANIQFKSINFMRGRSIQNAFVLLDECQNLTASQIKTIITRCGEGTKIVCSGNLAQIDSSYLTPVTSGLTYMVERFKNFEGSANIHLNGVVRSRLAEFAEENM, from the coding sequence ATGGGCGAGACCAACCGGAAGCTATTTGTTTTAGACACCAATATCCTACTTCACGAACCCTTCGCTATATTTTCTTTCCAAGAGCACGATGTCGTTATCCCCATGACAGTGCTAGAAGAACTCGACAGAATCAAAGACAGTAAAAGAGACGTTGCTCGAGATGCGAGAATTGCGATTCGCACGCTCGAAGATCTGTTCAGGGAAGCCACACCCGATCAAATTTCGGAAGGCATTCCTTTCTCTAAAGAAATAAACGCATCCGGCAGTATTTCCATACTCGCTGACTACGAACTTCAAGAAAGCATTAAGGCCTTCGCCGACGATAAGGCAGGTGATAACCGAATCCTCAACGCTGTCCTCTATCTTCAGAATAAACGCGCGCCACGCGAAGTGGTGCTGATCACCAAAGACATCAACATGCGCTTACGAGCCAAAGGCGCTGGTGTTCGCTTTGTTGAAGATTATCAAACCGATCAGCTGATTGATGACATCCAATACCTCACCAAAGGCTTTCAACAACTCGAAGGATCCTTTTGGGATGGTATCGATAACGTTGAAAGTAAAAGCTTGGGGGGCAAAACCTTACATACTCTGGCAAGAGCACCTTTCGAGCCCACCTTTCTCAATCAATATGTGATTGACGAAGAGAGTGACTTTGCCGCTCGAGTCGAAGAGATTGAGGCCGAAACGATCACGCTTCGCGATCTAAGCCGAGAACGGTTAATGAACCGTAGAGCATGGGACATTACACCAAAGAACATCTATCAAGGTATGGCGATCGATGCCCTGCTCGACCCTGATATTGATCTGGTGATTCTCACTGGCGCCGCGGGTAGCGGTAAGACACTGTTAGCCATGGCTGCTGCGCTTGAACAAACCATCGAACGTAAACAGTTCGATAAGATCATCGTAACCCGAAACACACCCGATATCGGTGAGTCGATTGGTTTCCTCCCGGGTACCGAAGAAGAGAAGATGTTGCCTTGGTTAGCGGCAGTGACCGACACACTGGAAGCGCTGCACAAGAACGACCACTGCACTGAGGGCTCAATGAAGTACATCTGTGACAAAGCCAACATTCAGTTCAAATCGATTAACTTTATGCGTGGCCGTTCAATCCAGAATGCCTTTGTGCTTCTGGATGAATGTCAAAACCTCACCGCTTCACAAATTAAAACCATCATCACTCGTTGTGGTGAAGGGACCAAGATTGTCTGTTCTGGCAACCTAGCGCAGATAGATTCTTCTTACTTAACCCCTGTGACTTCTGGTTTAACCTACATGGTTGAGCGTTTTAAAAACTTCGAAGGCAGCGCCAATATCCACCTCAATGGCGTAGTACGTAGCCGACTGGCAGAGTTTGCTGAAGAGAACATGTAA